A window of Carassius gibelio isolate Cgi1373 ecotype wild population from Czech Republic chromosome A3, carGib1.2-hapl.c, whole genome shotgun sequence genomic DNA:
TCGTAATGCAAACACACCGCTGATTTTTCCAACTGCATTTTAAAGCTGACAgtgacaaacaaataaagaaaagagGCAGAAATCATGGGTGACTGTTCGTCATGTTGTCCCGAAAATGCGAGAAACAGGCAGATGTGCTGCATGCAGCTGCACAACAGGCCtcgaattttttttaaagccttttaCAAAGAACTGATCCTCGTTTTAAACGAGAACATCCCAAGCAAACGTGTACGTGTGCTACACGTGCGAGGGAATGGAGGCGTAGATGACCCTTCACAGTCAGTGGGGGGTTTGTTGCACAGCAGTTGATGAGCTTGATGATTAGTAAAACAAACTGGTTTCCAAGCTGTTCTGCAGTTCCGAATAAAGTGCAGGTGTATTTGCCTAAATGAGACTGATACTGCACTTTTGATGATCTATATTTATGCatattatcttttcttttctagGTAACATCAGCGAGTTTGGGCATCCTCCCATCTCTCCCCTAGTTCTCTCCTGCACGCAGACACCATCACCCATTTCAGACGTGCCTCTTCTAACAGTCCCACCAGCATTAACTAAACCAAGTTCTCGTTACCAAAGAGCACTAACCACAAAACGCATTTCAtaaacacgcgcacacacacattctcacagacacacacacacaccagcattcCAACATTCCAAAAGAACCTATTCCGAAAACAGTTCAACAGAGCCATAGGTTGTTGCATAATCACATCATGGCCTCGGTCACCAAATCGTCTAACCCCGAGATCCCCGATAATCACAAGGAGAGCTGGCTGGCGCTGCTCGCGGCTGCTGAGGCTTACAGTCAGACGTCCGGTTGTGATTTGGCGATTTTGACCGGGTATAAGAAGTTCCGTCCTCCCGGGGTTGAGGTGAAAGGAACAAGGAATCATGAAGGGGGTGGAACTCAGGTGCAGAAGTTTGATTATGCTTATCATGTTTGGGGACCAGGGGCCTTAGCTGAGTCTTCACGGCGATACATGGATGACATCGCAGTCCTGCACTCCACCACTGTACTGACGGCTCAGAGACACACGCCTCTGAATAAAAAGGAAGGAGGAGCCAAGCTGGGTGTGGATGTGCCGTCTGACAGGCTGGTGAGTGCtgtgttttaaagcatttttgaTCAGAACACCTTTGTGATTTACTGTGTCCTCTTTCCAAAGAGCCTGACTGGAGATGGAGTCGGGACTGTTAGTCCCAACATGAGGCTCTATTCTCAGAGCTACCCGTCGATCTACAGCTCGGCCGCTGCTATTGGCCAGCCTGGCGGTCAGTATGGGAACGGAGAGCATGACCGGGAGAAAGGGGTGATGGAGGAACGTGGGAAGGGAAGAGAAAGGACGGAAATTGAGGACTTGGAGgaagatgatgaggaggaggaggaggaagatttGGATGGGAGGAGACGTAACCTAAATGAATCAGCAGGTAAAtgcgtctgttttttttttgtcatataagGAGGAGTTTGTCATTTCTAAACTCCAATTCCAATTGAatggatctctctctcttttctcaggTGTCTTTTCAATGGATGAGGATTCTCTGTCCCGGGACTGCGAGCCCTTCTTTGAGTCTGATGGGGAGGAGGAGAGCACTGatggtgaataataataataattattatattattttaaatgcttaagtgaaagtgaagtgacattcagccaagtatggtgacccatactcagaatttgtgctctgcatttaacccatccgaaatgcacacacacagaacagtgaacacacacacacactgtgagcacacacctggagcagtgggcagccatttatgctgtggcgcccggggagcagttgggggttcgatgccttgctcaagggcacctaagtcgtggtattgaaggtggagagagagctgttggtgcactacccccacccacaattccgtccggcccgagactagaacccacaacccttcgattgggagtccaaccctctaaccattaggccacgacttcccgatATTTATATACCAATATTACGATTCTGGTAAATGGCAAAACAAtagattacaaatatataaaatagataaaaagtGTCATTTAATTGTTAGTATTTTAAACTAATAACTAAGTGGCTGTTTAgggatgtaaaaaaaatagggtaaatcaacatgtatacaaaatattttagctGGTACAGGTTCACCACTGTTCAGAAGTTTAAG
This region includes:
- the LOC127949116 gene encoding uncharacterized protein LOC127949116 — translated: MASVTKSSNPEIPDNHKESWLALLAAAEAYSQTSGCDLAILTGYKKFRPPGVEVKGTRNHEGGGTQVQKFDYAYHVWGPGALAESSRRYMDDIAVLHSTTVLTAQRHTPLNKKEGGAKLGVDVPSDRLSLTGDGVGTVSPNMRLYSQSYPSIYSSAAAIGQPGGQYGNGEHDREKGVMEERGKGRERTEIEDLEEDDEEEEEEDLDGRRRNLNESAGVFSMDEDSLSRDCEPFFESDGEEESTDGSLSEEAPPPPRGLAVGHLASRYSKPMAMARSLPVSIPVWGKHAPQGDSHSGERVGCTDLDHIAASMKALLVPGATDGTEMFGALPRPRLNTGDFSLKH